TGTGAAGATTTTTTTTCGTTATGGCAGGACATAGTAAATGGGCAAATATTAAGCGCCAAAAGGCGCGTGTAGATGCAGTTAAAGGAAAGACTTTTACGCAATTATCGCGGGCAATTATTGTAGCAGCAAGAAATGGCGTACCCGATCCGGCGGGTAATTTTCAGCTACGAACAGCGATTGAGAAAGCAAAAGCAGCTGGGATACCGAATGAAAATATTGAACGCGCGATCGCTAAAGGTGCAGGTACTTACGCAGACGACTCGGCGCAGCTTGAGGAAATTCGCTACGAAGGCTATGGACCGGGCGGTGTCGCAATTTTGATTGAAGCCTTAACCGATAACCGCAATCGTACTGCTGCTGATTTGAGAGCCGCGTTTAGTAAAAATGGTGGTAATCTCGGTGAAACGGGTTGTGTTAGTTGGATGTTTGCCCAAAAAGGAGTCGTCATACTTTCTGGTGCGGTTGATGAAGAAAAGCTGTTAGAAGCATCATTAGAAGGTGGTGCTGACTCGTATGAACTTGCAGATGGTACGGCTGAAGTATTTACAGATGTAGGTAATTTGGAAAACCTCAGTCAATATTTGAAAAATGAAGGTTTTGTTGTCAGTGATGTGGAGTTGCGCTGGATTCCTAGTAATAGTGTCGAAGTGAGTGACTCGGAACAAGCGCGATCGCTACTGAAGTTAATTGATACGCTGGAATCTCTCGATGACGTACAAAACGTTACGGCTAACTTTGAAATGGCTGATGAATTAATGGCGTTGAGTGTTTAAGCAAATATACCTTGATTCCCAAAGCTCGATCGCGTAACAATTAAGAATAAACGATGTTTTAGCTAGTTATACAATGGTGCTGGAGCAGTTGGAACAAGCAATTTGTCCTCAGTTGGACTGTGACTATGACTTGGCGATCGTCGGTGGTGGTATTGTTGGACTGACGCTGGCGTGTGCGTTGAAAGACTCTGGATTGCGCGTTGCAGTGATTGAAGCTAAACAGCATTCTGTCGCAGCGGCGAAAGGACAAGCTTACGCAGTTCACCAACTTGCAGCACGAATTTTCCAGGGAATTGGCGTGTGGGATAAGATGTTACCCAACATTGCACATTATCGCCGAGTGCGGCTATCTGATGCAGATTACCCTGGGGTCGTTGAATTTCAAACAACAGATTTAGGCACAGATGTCATCGGTTATGTCGCGGAACACCAAGCGCTGCTAGCACCTTTGCAAGAATTCCTGCAGGAATGCGCTAACGTCACTTATTTGTGTCCGGTAGAAGTTGTTGAGACAGAATATAAACCAGATTTCGTCGAGATTTCAGTTGCCATTGAGGGAAAACTGCAAACAATCCGCACGCGATTACTTGTTGCTGCCGATGGAGCGCGATCGCGTATTCGTACCGCCGCCGGTATCAAAACTCGTGGTTGGCAATACTGGCAATCTTGTATTGTCGCCTTTGTGAAACCAGAAAAGTCTCATAATGATACCGCTTACGAGCGATTTTGGTCGAGCGGTCCCTTTGCGATTTTACCTTTACCAGGGAATCGCTGTCGGATCGTATGGACAGCACCGCATGAAGAAGCAAAGGCTTTACTCGCGTTGGATGACGCGCGGTTTTTGCAAGAGTTACAGCGTCGCTATGGCGATCAAATGGGGAAACTCGAACTAGAAGGCGATCGCTTTATTTTTCCAGTGCAGTTAATGCAGAGCGATCGCTATGTCTTACCGCGCCTTGCTTTGATTGGTGATGCAGCGCACTGTTGTCATCCGGTGGGTGGTCAAGGGTTAAACTTAGGCGTACGCGATGCAGCAGCTTTAGCGCAGGTGTTGCGAAATGCGCATGAGAATAGCCAGGATATCGGTAGTATTCAGATACTACAGCAATACGAACGTTGGCGCAAGCGGGAAAATTTAACAATTTTGGGTTTTACTGATTTGTTAGATCGGATGTTTTCTAACAATTGGTTGCCGTTGGTGGCGATTCGCCGGATTGGTTTGTGGATGTTACGACGGATTCCAATGTTTAGAGTTTATGCGTTACAGTTGATGATTGGTTTGCGAGGACGGATACCAGAGTTAGCGCAGAGGTAAAGAAGAAGCACAAGAGACATAGACAATTAGGAATTACAAATTAGTATGTTTCGGATTGGGTGTGCGGTGTGGTCGTATAAGGGATGGGTTGGTAATTTTTATCCGTCGGGGAGTCGAGCGAGTGAGTTTTTGCAGCTTTATAGTCGGCGGTTGACAACGGTGGAGGGAAATACGACTTTTTATGCGACACCTGATCGAGAGACGGTAGCGCGGTGGGCTGCGGATACGCCGTCAGGGTTTGAGTTTTGTTTGAAATTACCGCGAGAGTTAACGCATCAGGGATTGTTAAAACCTTCAATTTCTGGCGCGTTGAGTTTTTTGGAACAGGTGCGGGGATTAGGAAGTCGCTTAGGACCAATTTTTGCACAGTTACCACCGCGCTATGGACCTGAGTTTTTGGAAGATTTGAGGGCGTTTCTCGGTGCTTGGGTGCAGGAAGATGCGGAATTGGCGTTGGAAGTGCGCCATCCTGACTGGTTTACGGAACCTTATAGGAGTCGACTGAACAGTATATTAGAAGAGTTGGGAATTGGGCGAGTTTTGCTCGATTCGCGTCCGATTTACGATACGCCGGAAGATGTGCAGATTCTTTCGGAACGTCGCAAACCGCAGTTACCCTTGCAATTGAGCGTAACCGCACCTTTTAGTTTGATTCGTTTTATTAGTCATCCGCAGCGCGATTTGAATCAAAGCTTTTTGCAAGAGTGGGTAAGTGTGGTTGATGCGTGGTTACGTCAAGGTACGCGCGTGTATTTTTTTGTACATTGTCCGCAAGAAGCGCGATCGCCTGGTACGGCACGTTACTTTTATCATATGTTAGAAAAACACGGTGTTACAGTTTTGCCGCTTCCTTGGGATAGTATTGGGGAATCGCCTACGCAGCTTAGTTTGTTTTAGATAAGCTTGGCGAATAAATTCGCAGCTCAAAAACTAAGTCCACCTCCGCGGACTAATGCGAAAATCAGAGCGATCAAAACCTATAAAGACAGGTTTTATTTGTGTAGCTGCGGTTTTAACTGCTAGGCTAAAAAATTAGCGAATAATTTTTACGACATCGTAAAGACCGCGTTCGTTATCAGCGTAAGCTTGCCAGTTTAGTCTCTTGACTCATAAATTGTTGTAGACGTCTATAAAATTAGTTTTTTTGGATGATAGCGTTAAGAATAAAGCATAGAAGCACGGAAAACACAGAGGAAAGTTTAGGAGAGGTTCTTGCGAGCATAATATTACTCTAGTTTTTTAGAAGAAAACGAGCTTCATATCAAAGTATGATTAATCTTTATACAGTTACCTCAAAAGAACTAAAAATTCTTATATTGCTTTATATTTAAAGACAGGAACAGTAGCATCAGGAAGTACTAAAGAAGCGATTTTCGTCACCTCAAAGCAATTATAAAAAAACTCGAACAGACTTCTAATTATCGCAGTGAAATGGATTCTGCACCAAACTAGTGACAACAAATATATGAGTTTTTAGTAGTAGGGTGCAAATGTTTTGAGGAATAAAATTTGTTTTGAAAAATCTCTTTTTATACCTTCTCTTTGTGTCTTTTGTGGTTCATTAAATTTCACTCATAGCTTTTCAACTAACACGACCGTAACGCGCAACCACAGAATTATGTGGATTAGCTTGATTAGTTAAATACGCCCACAATTGATCTCCTAGGGAAAAATGCCACCATTCACTAGGATGACGCTGAAACCCAGCCGAATGCATTGCCTCAAACAATACCTGGCGGTGGAAGTGGTATTTTTGTGCTTCAGCATCAGTGCTATTGGTATAGTAATCGGGATGCGATCGCGGCGATAATTCATCAATCGCAGAACCCATATCAACCGTCTCGCCAGTATCATTGATGAGTGTTAGATCGACAGCAGCCCCTGTACTATGTGGTGGCGGGTAGCGATCGTCTAAACTCGGTACTGCCCAAAGCTGATAAACTTGTTGCCAAATTTCCTGACGCTGAGTTGCAGATAAATTATCAACTTGCAACTCGGCAGCGCGCACAACTTGCTCAAACGTGTAATCTACCATAAATTGCTGCACAGCTACAGGGCGATAGGCATCAAAAATGAGTAACCGCCACGCAGGATACTGTTTTTGCAGTTGAGTTTGCGCGGCGAGTAAAGCTGATACGACACCTTGACGTAAATAATACGGCGAGCGATCGCCATAAACTGCACCCAATTGCTGATAAGGATGCGGAGAAACCACCGCCAACTTTTCTAGAGGAATCAAAACGAGGGGTTCGTGACACTCTAGAATGGGAACTTGCTGATAGGGCTTCTCCATAATCGGTAAGTAATTCCCTGTTAACCTCGTAACACTTCAATGGCAGAAATTAAAGGAAAGTCTTTCTCCGCCTTAAAAGTTAAGTTGAGCTTACCATCAGTAACTTGTACGCCTCTAATTGATACCATCGTTGCGTTTAAAGCACCACCAGCCGCTTTTGTGATGTCGTAGTTATTCATCACAAGCTTACCCTCAGCTAAAACGTCAAAGACGCGTCTACCAACGCCGCCAGGACCTTTACCAGGCGCACCCCAATACGTTTCAGCAAAATGCAATCGCACTTCGAGATTTCCTGAAATGTTAATTGGCAGGTTAAAGTTGACAATCCGCGATGCTAGAGGAGTTGTGTTTGTAATTTTTCCACGATAAGTTTGGTAAAGTTTATCATTCGTTGTGTTGGCGATCGCAACGTTACCTGCATTTTCTGCTTGTGCGTTTGCTGGCGAGAACCAGCCTTTACCAGAATCAGAAGTCCAGACTTTACCCGTATTATCGGTGTAAGAAACGTTACTACCTACATTTATGCGATAGAGTGTAGAGCGCGTTTCTGGCTTGATGTTACTTATTAAATAGACATTATCCTGATAGTCATAGTTGATTCCAGAATAGTCCATTGCTAGAATCCAAGTGTTGGGGATAATTTGCCCTTGACGATTTCTCGCTGTCCAAAAGCGAACGTGATGTCCACTTGGTCCTGGACTACCTTTTTGTTGGTCGATTAATTGATTATTTTTTGTTGGATCGCTCCACTCTTGATCGATTTTAAAGCCGAAAGTTCCATTTGGATTAAACGAACCTTGTGCAAGTTGCGATAAATTTTGTTTGCGCGGGAGTAGCGTTTGTCCGTCAATTCCTGCATGAGTAAAAACGACTTTAGTGGCGTTGCTACCTTTGCTATGCCAGAAAATTGTTGCAGTTTTTCCTTGCATGTGGTAGGCAGCTAATTGTTTTACGCTCACTGGTTGCGACGGATTTGCCTTTTGCCAGTAAGCTGAAAGTACTTCGTCACCGACGGCTTGCACTAAACCATTTTGATTGAGTTTTTGTCCAGGACCGGTAACTTTTGTTTGATAGCCGAAAACTTGGAGAATTTCGTTTAAACTGGGTTCTTGATTACCTTCGGATACCGATTGCCAGAAGCCGGAAAGCTGAACGACTTTGCTCGCCTCGTCGGCATCGTTGGATTTGATCGTTAAAGTACCATTATGAATGCTACCACTCGTTGCTTTAAAGCGGATGCGTAAATCAAGCTGTCCTCCAGGGACGATTGTTACAGGAACTTTGATATTGTTGAGCAATTCCCACGGACCTGTAATAGGCAAGCCGGTGATTCTAAGCGGGCTAGTTCCTAAGTTTTTAGTTCGCAGCGTAACCGTGTCATGAACTCCGTTGTCAGGCGGGTTATTCAGACTACCAATACGACTGAAGACAAGGCGATCGCTGTATGGTACGTTATCGAGGTTTTGAATATCAATTTCTGGACCACTGACTGCTGCTTGTATTGCAGAATGCTGCTGTAGAGGAGACAGCGTGCTTAAATCTGTTTGCGTGTGATTGAAGTTGTTATGCAGCGTACTAGTGTGGTTGTTTGGAGTAACAGACCCACTAGCTAAAGTATCCAATTGATAGTTGATCGCCATTGCCGACCTGAGAGGTTATATAGAGGTAAAAAATTGTACTGACGAGCTATATAAAATCTTTACCATGTTTTTCTGCACAAGACGTCACAAATATCATCTACCTTAACTAACAGGTACAGAATGGGGAGAAACCCGCCAAATCTTGATTGTTCGATCTTTGCTCCCAGTTGCAAAATTTAAACCGTTGTGACTAAAGGCGACGCACGTAATTCCTTGAGAATGATCTGCAAGATTGCGGACAACTTCTCCATTTTTGATATTCCACAGTCGAATCACTCGGTCTTCACTAGCAGTTGCAAAGGTTTCGCCATCGCTGCTAAAACTAATTGCTGTGACTTCTTTTTTGTGTGCGGCGATCGTGCGGCGGAGTTCGCCGTTGCTCGTATTCCAAAGCTTGACTTCTCCAATATTACTACCACTTGCGAGCGTTTTGCTATCAGGGCTAAAGGCAACAGTGTATACTGGTCGTGCATGTCCTGCTAGCGAGTGCAGTAACTTACCTGTTCGCATATCCCAAATGTTGGCTCTTTGGCGATAAGTACCACTCGCAATCATTTGTCCGTTGGGAC
This sequence is a window from Chroococcidiopsis sp. TS-821. Protein-coding genes within it:
- a CDS encoding YebC/PmpR family DNA-binding transcriptional regulator, producing MAGHSKWANIKRQKARVDAVKGKTFTQLSRAIIVAARNGVPDPAGNFQLRTAIEKAKAAGIPNENIERAIAKGAGTYADDSAQLEEIRYEGYGPGGVAILIEALTDNRNRTAADLRAAFSKNGGNLGETGCVSWMFAQKGVVILSGAVDEEKLLEASLEGGADSYELADGTAEVFTDVGNLENLSQYLKNEGFVVSDVELRWIPSNSVEVSDSEQARSLLKLIDTLESLDDVQNVTANFEMADELMALSV
- a CDS encoding FAD-dependent hydroxylase, which translates into the protein MVLEQLEQAICPQLDCDYDLAIVGGGIVGLTLACALKDSGLRVAVIEAKQHSVAAAKGQAYAVHQLAARIFQGIGVWDKMLPNIAHYRRVRLSDADYPGVVEFQTTDLGTDVIGYVAEHQALLAPLQEFLQECANVTYLCPVEVVETEYKPDFVEISVAIEGKLQTIRTRLLVAADGARSRIRTAAGIKTRGWQYWQSCIVAFVKPEKSHNDTAYERFWSSGPFAILPLPGNRCRIVWTAPHEEAKALLALDDARFLQELQRRYGDQMGKLELEGDRFIFPVQLMQSDRYVLPRLALIGDAAHCCHPVGGQGLNLGVRDAAALAQVLRNAHENSQDIGSIQILQQYERWRKRENLTILGFTDLLDRMFSNNWLPLVAIRRIGLWMLRRIPMFRVYALQLMIGLRGRIPELAQR
- a CDS encoding DUF72 domain-containing protein — protein: MFRIGCAVWSYKGWVGNFYPSGSRASEFLQLYSRRLTTVEGNTTFYATPDRETVARWAADTPSGFEFCLKLPRELTHQGLLKPSISGALSFLEQVRGLGSRLGPIFAQLPPRYGPEFLEDLRAFLGAWVQEDAELALEVRHPDWFTEPYRSRLNSILEELGIGRVLLDSRPIYDTPEDVQILSERRKPQLPLQLSVTAPFSLIRFISHPQRDLNQSFLQEWVSVVDAWLRQGTRVYFFVHCPQEARSPGTARYFYHMLEKHGVTVLPLPWDSIGESPTQLSLF
- a CDS encoding M15 family metallopeptidase, with the protein product MEKPYQQVPILECHEPLVLIPLEKLAVVSPHPYQQLGAVYGDRSPYYLRQGVVSALLAAQTQLQKQYPAWRLLIFDAYRPVAVQQFMVDYTFEQVVRAAELQVDNLSATQRQEIWQQVYQLWAVPSLDDRYPPPHSTGAAVDLTLINDTGETVDMGSAIDELSPRSHPDYYTNSTDAEAQKYHFHRQVLFEAMHSAGFQRHPSEWWHFSLGDQLWAYLTNQANPHNSVVARYGRVS
- a CDS encoding malectin domain-containing carbohydrate-binding protein, translated to MAINYQLDTLASGSVTPNNHTSTLHNNFNHTQTDLSTLSPLQQHSAIQAAVSGPEIDIQNLDNVPYSDRLVFSRIGSLNNPPDNGVHDTVTLRTKNLGTSPLRITGLPITGPWELLNNIKVPVTIVPGGQLDLRIRFKATSGSIHNGTLTIKSNDADEASKVVQLSGFWQSVSEGNQEPSLNEILQVFGYQTKVTGPGQKLNQNGLVQAVGDEVLSAYWQKANPSQPVSVKQLAAYHMQGKTATIFWHSKGSNATKVVFTHAGIDGQTLLPRKQNLSQLAQGSFNPNGTFGFKIDQEWSDPTKNNQLIDQQKGSPGPSGHHVRFWTARNRQGQIIPNTWILAMDYSGINYDYQDNVYLISNIKPETRSTLYRINVGSNVSYTDNTGKVWTSDSGKGWFSPANAQAENAGNVAIANTTNDKLYQTYRGKITNTTPLASRIVNFNLPINISGNLEVRLHFAETYWGAPGKGPGGVGRRVFDVLAEGKLVMNNYDITKAAGGALNATMVSIRGVQVTDGKLNLTFKAEKDFPLISAIEVLRG